In a single window of the Nodularia spumigena CCY9414 genome:
- the acnB gene encoding bifunctional aconitate hydratase 2/2-methylisocitrate dehydratase: MLEQYRHHVAERAQLGIPPLPLDAKQTSELCELLQNPPEGEEDTLLHLLCDRVPPGVDEAAYVKAGFLTAIAKSEITSPLVSPIAAVELLGTMVGGYNVQSLIDLLQVSSGESKDGEAPLVMKGEGREPIAAHAATALSKILLVYDAFHDVLELAQSNPFAKRVVDSWANAEWFTIRPTVPEAITVTVFKVPGETNTDDLSPATHATTRPDIPLHALAMLESRQPGSLETIVELKQKGHPLAYVGDVVGTGSSRKSAINSVLWHLGNDIPYVPNKRAGGYILGSAIAPIFFNTAEDAGALPIECDVSNLETGMVITIHPYKGEITNQAGEVISTFTLKPETIFDEVRAGGRIPLLIGRTLTDKTREALGLEASNLFIRPQQPNDTGKGYTLAQKMVGKACGLPGVRPGTSCEPLMTTVGSQDTTGPMTRDELKELACLGFSADLVMQSFCHTAAYPKPVDIKTHQELPDFFAQRAGVALRPGDGIIHSWLNRMLLPDTVGTGGDSHTRFPLGISFPAGSGLVAFAGALGVMPLDMPESVLVRFKGELQPGITLRDIVNAIPYVAIQKGLLTVEKKNKKNIYSGRILELEGLPDLKVEQAFELTDASAERSCAGCTIKLSIETVSEYLRSNVTLLKNMVARGYTDARTIMRRVAKMEEWLANPTLMEADADAEYAEIIDIDLNEITQPIVAAPNDPDNVKLLSEVANDPVQEVFVGSCMTNIGHYRATGKVLEGAGAVKARLWICPPTRMDEHQLKTEGVYNIFEAANARTEMPGCSLCMGNQARVEDGTTVFSTSTRNFNNRMGKDARVYLGSAELAAVCALLGRIPTVREYLDIVAEKIHPFAGDLYRYLNFDQIAGFEDEGRVIAVEDMPKLEDILGMSAVTK, translated from the coding sequence ATGCTAGAACAATACCGTCATCATGTTGCGGAACGCGCCCAACTCGGTATTCCCCCTTTACCATTGGATGCGAAGCAAACCTCAGAACTGTGTGAATTGTTGCAAAATCCACCAGAAGGTGAAGAAGATACATTATTACATTTATTGTGCGATCGCGTGCCACCCGGAGTAGATGAAGCAGCTTATGTGAAAGCGGGATTTCTCACCGCCATTGCTAAAAGCGAAATTACCAGTCCCCTCGTTTCACCCATCGCCGCAGTAGAATTACTGGGAACGATGGTAGGCGGTTACAACGTGCAATCTCTAATTGATTTGCTGCAAGTTTCCAGTGGAGAATCAAAAGACGGAGAAGCACCTTTAGTCATGAAGGGTGAAGGTAGAGAACCCATCGCCGCCCACGCCGCCACCGCCCTGAGTAAAATCCTTTTGGTGTATGATGCCTTTCATGATGTCTTAGAATTAGCCCAAAGTAATCCTTTCGCCAAGCGAGTAGTTGACTCTTGGGCAAATGCGGAATGGTTTACTATTCGCCCCACAGTACCAGAAGCCATTACCGTCACCGTGTTTAAAGTTCCTGGGGAAACCAACACCGATGACTTATCCCCAGCTACCCACGCTACCACCCGCCCGGATATTCCTTTACACGCCCTAGCCATGCTAGAGTCACGACAACCGGGAAGTTTAGAAACCATTGTCGAGTTAAAGCAAAAAGGACATCCACTAGCTTACGTCGGCGATGTTGTCGGGACTGGTTCCTCACGCAAGTCTGCCATTAACTCAGTATTGTGGCATTTAGGAAATGATATTCCTTATGTACCAAACAAACGCGCTGGGGGTTATATTTTAGGTAGTGCGATCGCGCCAATTTTCTTCAACACTGCCGAAGATGCCGGTGCTTTGCCCATTGAATGCGATGTCAGCAACTTAGAAACCGGTATGGTAATTACCATACATCCTTACAAAGGCGAAATCACCAACCAAGCCGGCGAAGTCATTTCCACCTTCACCCTCAAACCCGAAACCATCTTTGATGAAGTCCGCGCCGGTGGACGCATTCCCCTATTAATTGGACGTACTCTCACCGACAAAACCCGCGAAGCATTGGGTTTAGAAGCCAGCAATTTATTTATTCGTCCTCAGCAACCCAATGATACAGGCAAAGGTTACACCCTCGCCCAGAAAATGGTCGGTAAAGCTTGCGGTTTACCCGGTGTTCGTCCTGGTACATCTTGCGAACCCCTAATGACCACCGTTGGTTCCCAAGATACCACAGGCCCCATGACCCGCGACGAATTAAAAGAACTCGCCTGTCTTGGTTTCAGTGCAGACTTAGTAATGCAGAGTTTCTGTCACACTGCGGCTTATCCCAAACCAGTAGACATTAAAACTCACCAAGAATTACCAGATTTCTTTGCCCAACGCGCAGGTGTCGCCTTACGTCCCGGCGATGGTATCATTCACTCTTGGTTAAACCGGATGCTGTTACCCGACACCGTGGGAACAGGTGGCGACTCCCATACCCGCTTCCCCTTGGGTATATCCTTCCCCGCAGGTTCTGGGTTAGTAGCCTTTGCCGGTGCATTGGGTGTCATGCCCTTAGATATGCCAGAATCAGTATTAGTCCGCTTCAAAGGAGAATTGCAACCCGGAATCACCTTACGAGATATTGTCAACGCCATTCCCTACGTCGCCATTCAAAAAGGTTTGCTAACAGTAGAGAAGAAAAACAAGAAAAATATCTACTCAGGGCGCATTCTGGAATTGGAAGGTTTACCAGATTTGAAAGTAGAACAAGCCTTTGAACTTACCGACGCTTCCGCCGAACGTTCTTGTGCAGGTTGTACAATTAAGCTGAGTATTGAGACAGTTTCCGAATATCTGCGTTCCAACGTCACCCTGTTAAAGAACATGGTAGCCAGGGGTTACACAGATGCACGTACCATTATGCGCCGGGTTGCGAAAATGGAAGAATGGTTAGCAAACCCCACCTTAATGGAAGCTGATGCAGATGCAGAGTATGCAGAAATCATTGACATTGATTTGAACGAAATCACACAACCCATTGTAGCTGCACCCAATGACCCTGATAACGTAAAATTATTATCAGAGGTTGCTAATGACCCAGTACAAGAAGTATTTGTCGGTTCTTGTATGACCAATATCGGTCATTATCGCGCCACTGGTAAAGTATTAGAAGGTGCTGGTGCAGTTAAAGCCCGGTTGTGGATTTGTCCCCCCACCCGCATGGATGAACACCAATTAAAAACGGAAGGTGTGTATAACATCTTTGAAGCTGCGAATGCGCGGACAGAAATGCCTGGATGTAGTTTATGTATGGGTAATCAGGCGCGAGTTGAAGATGGTACAACTGTATTTTCTACCTCAACGCGTAACTTCAACAATCGCATGGGTAAAGATGCGCGAGTTTACCTTGGTTCGGCAGAATTAGCCGCCGTTTGTGCGTTACTGGGACGCATTCCCACAGTGCGGGAATACTTGGATATTGTAGCAGAAAAGATTCATCCTTTTGCTGGTGATTTGTATCGCTATTTGAACTTTGATCAAATTGCTGGTTTTGAGGATGAAGGGCGAGTTATTGCTGTGGAAGATATGCCCAAACTGGAGGATATTTTAGGTATGTCAGCAGTGACGAAGTAG
- a CDS encoding DUF4351 domain-containing protein, whose translation MTRFIHDKFAKDYLEELLKDYGEVKASEKVSGEIKEIDVLFTPAKQKSANLQILGLLGRLAEHPAIIEPYRNPASSDEICDCILKLLEIKALLRREAKANKIKLQESEIPKLWILTPTISETRLSSFGTVQKQGWLSGIHFLADALRTVIVAIHQLPQTPETLWLRLLGRGSVQSQAIIELQALPLDHPYQKATLELVYNLRENLRVNQELEADDRELIMRLEPLYQRDREKAKEEGIQQGIQQGRQEGIQEGRQEGEKDLIMRLLNRRIGEIDALLIERISGLSIEQLENLGEALLDFSSVADLETWLTQHSI comes from the coding sequence ATGACTAGGTTTATACATGATAAATTCGCCAAAGACTATCTAGAAGAATTATTAAAAGATTACGGAGAAGTCAAAGCATCAGAAAAAGTCTCAGGAGAAATTAAAGAAATAGATGTTTTATTCACACCTGCTAAACAAAAAAGTGCTAATTTACAAATACTGGGGTTACTAGGAAGACTTGCCGAACATCCTGCAATAATAGAACCATACCGCAATCCAGCTTCTAGCGATGAAATCTGCGACTGTATTCTGAAATTATTAGAAATCAAGGCTTTATTGCGACGAGAAGCCAAAGCCAATAAAATCAAACTTCAGGAGTCAGAAATTCCTAAGTTGTGGATTCTGACACCTACGATATCTGAAACTCGCTTATCTAGCTTTGGCACAGTTCAAAAACAAGGTTGGTTATCGGGAATACATTTCCTAGCAGATGCCTTGCGGACAGTAATTGTGGCGATACACCAACTACCGCAAACACCGGAAACTTTATGGTTGAGACTTTTGGGTAGGGGAAGCGTACAATCACAAGCAATTATCGAGTTGCAAGCGTTACCATTAGATCATCCATACCAGAAAGCCACCCTGGAATTAGTTTACAACTTGCGTGAAAACTTGAGAGTAAATCAAGAACTAGAAGCAGATGATAGGGAGTTAATTATGCGATTAGAACCACTGTATCAAAGAGATAGAGAAAAAGCTAAAGAAGAAGGAATACAACAGGGAATACAACAAGGAAGACAAGAGGGAATACAAGAGGGAAGACAAGAGGGAGAAAAAGACTTAATAATGCGTCTACTAAATCGCCGTATCGGTGAAATTGATGCGTTATTAATAGAGCGAATTTCCGGGTTATCGATTGAACAGTTAGAGAACTTAGGAGAAGCGTTATTAGATTTTTCTAGTGTTGCTGATTTAGAAACTTGGTTAACACAACACTCAATCTAA
- a CDS encoding GUN4 domain-containing protein, with protein sequence MDNWNIFKKRFDIFLSHASEDKETFVEKLYNELTDAQYKVWYDKNELYWGDNLQQKITEGLKKSSYGIVVISPSYFDKHKEWTFLEFNQILTTNNILPILHNINMQTIKDLHPQEHEQIKNWLAISSEKGIDYIIQQAKKKIGDRESEKGIDYTRLRDLLAAKNWKEADKETYRVMIKAVDKEEGHYFTYNELLNFPCTDLRTINRLWVKYSDGHFGFSVQRDIYLSVGGEVDGKYYEKADEKFGDRVKWRANFLFIFPRSWIEYECVTFDTSSPVGHLPVQYLFFCSPQDFFGTYVYTSPSLSSLLRDVYTLPSWPYDCVKGFSFSYLASRLVKCNI encoded by the coding sequence ATGGACAATTGGAACATATTCAAAAAAAGATTTGATATATTTCTTAGCCATGCGTCAGAAGATAAAGAAACATTTGTAGAAAAATTATACAATGAACTAACCGATGCACAATATAAAGTATGGTACGACAAAAATGAACTGTACTGGGGAGACAACTTACAACAAAAAATTACGGAAGGTCTAAAAAAATCGAGCTATGGTATTGTGGTAATTAGTCCCAGTTACTTTGATAAACACAAAGAATGGACTTTTCTTGAGTTTAATCAGATATTAACAACTAATAATATTCTGCCTATTTTGCATAATATAAATATGCAAACAATTAAAGACTTACACCCACAAGAACATGAGCAAATAAAGAATTGGTTGGCAATCAGTAGCGAAAAAGGGATTGATTATATTATCCAGCAAGCCAAGAAAAAAATCGGTGATCGAGAGTCGGAAAAAGGGATAGACTACACCAGACTGCGCGACCTACTAGCAGCAAAAAACTGGAAGGAAGCCGACAAAGAAACCTATCGGGTGATGATTAAAGCAGTAGATAAAGAAGAAGGCCATTACTTCACTTATAACGAACTCTTAAATTTTCCTTGCACAGACTTACGCACAATTAACCGTTTGTGGGTAAAATATAGTGATGGACACTTTGGCTTCAGCGTCCAGAGGGACATATACTTGAGCGTGGGCGGAGAAGTAGACGGCAAGTATTACGAAAAAGCCGATGAGAAGTTTGGCGATCGCGTAAAATGGAGAGCGAATTTCTTATTTATCTTTCCACGTTCGTGGATCGAGTACGAGTGCGTTACTTTTGATACCTCATCACCCGTAGGACACCTGCCCGTTCAATACCTCTTTTTTTGTTCACCTCAGGATTTTTTTGGGACGTACGTTTATACCTCACCGTCGCTCTCGTCGCTCTTGAGAGACGTGTATACCTTACCGTCGTGGCCGTATGATTGTGTAAAAGGATTTTCTTTCTCTTATCTCGCATCGAGACTTGTAAAGTGTAACATCTAA
- a CDS encoding 2Fe-2S iron-sulfur cluster-binding protein, with protein MSNIYTVEINHQGKIYTLQVPEDETILSVAETAGLGFPNSCNAGVCTTCAGLITEGTVDQSDCMGVSSELQEQGYALLCVSYPRSDLKIETEKEDVVYQLQFGKG; from the coding sequence ATGTCCAACATTTACACCGTTGAAATTAACCACCAAGGCAAAATTTATACTTTACAAGTTCCTGAAGATGAAACTATCTTATCGGTGGCTGAAACTGCTGGTCTAGGTTTTCCCAATTCCTGCAATGCAGGAGTTTGTACAACTTGCGCTGGTCTAATTACTGAGGGAACTGTAGACCAATCTGATTGTATGGGCGTTAGTTCTGAACTGCAAGAACAAGGTTATGCTTTGCTTTGTGTTTCTTATCCCCGTTCTGATTTGAAAATTGAGACGGAAAAGGAAGACGTAGTTTATCAATTGCAATTTGGTAAAGGCTAA
- a CDS encoding DUF3326 domain-containing protein, producing MQRPYTAILIIPTGVGAAIGGYAGDALPVAKVISQVCDRLITHPNVLNGASLYWNLPNTLYVEGYGLDKFASGCWGLRPVRNNKIGLLLDQGIEPELQLRHLQAADAARATLGLTLTDYVVTDAPLNVELRTSASGASWGTIGNPDSLLRAAEILINKAGAEAIAVVARFPDNMDEAAVQNYRQGQGVDPLAGAEAVISHLIVRTFKIPCAHAPALASAPPEPNLSPRSAAEELGYTFLPCVLVGLSRAPQFIINKESMTAFADDIWADQVDCAIAPANACGSSALISLNQKRCQIITVAENKTLIQVPAPALGITALQVNSYLEAVGVLVAHKAGINPAALSPQISSLQPVII from the coding sequence ATGCAACGTCCTTATACAGCGATTTTAATTATACCTACTGGGGTGGGGGCAGCGATTGGCGGTTATGCTGGTGATGCTTTGCCTGTAGCTAAGGTTATATCACAGGTGTGCGATCGCCTAATCACTCACCCCAATGTCCTTAATGGTGCTAGTTTATATTGGAATCTCCCTAACACTCTTTATGTGGAAGGTTACGGACTTGACAAATTTGCCTCTGGATGCTGGGGTTTACGCCCTGTTAGGAATAATAAAATCGGGTTGCTTTTAGACCAGGGTATTGAACCAGAATTACAACTGCGACACCTCCAAGCAGCCGACGCAGCTAGGGCTACCCTTGGTTTAACTCTCACAGATTATGTAGTGACTGATGCACCTTTAAACGTAGAATTACGCACTTCAGCATCCGGGGCGAGTTGGGGAACAATTGGCAACCCTGACAGCTTACTGAGGGCGGCGGAAATATTAATTAACAAAGCCGGGGCGGAAGCGATCGCAGTTGTCGCCCGTTTCCCCGATAATATGGATGAAGCAGCAGTACAAAATTATCGTCAAGGTCAAGGGGTAGACCCTTTAGCGGGTGCAGAAGCCGTAATTAGCCATTTAATCGTCCGCACCTTCAAAATTCCCTGCGCCCATGCTCCCGCCTTAGCCAGCGCCCCCCCAGAACCGAATTTATCGCCTCGTTCGGCTGCGGAAGAATTAGGTTATACTTTTTTACCATGTGTCCTTGTGGGCTTGAGTCGCGCCCCACAATTTATTATAAATAAAGAGTCAATGACAGCTTTCGCCGATGATATTTGGGCAGATCAAGTGGATTGTGCGATCGCACCGGCAAATGCCTGTGGTAGTAGTGCCTTAATCAGTTTAAACCAAAAGCGATGCCAAATTATCACTGTAGCAGAAAATAAAACTCTCATCCAAGTTCCCGCCCCAGCTTTAGGAATCACAGCTTTACAAGTAAACTCATATTTAGAAGCCGTGGGTGTATTAGTCGCCCACAAAGCAGGCATAAATCCCGCCGCCCTTAGTCCTCAAATATCCTCCTTACAACCAGTTATCATATAG
- a CDS encoding CPBP family intramembrane glutamic endopeptidase: MVEQQNQEPEIPYLTRTQVLVAMGVTAILLWLVARVWLNYGNFYLLRWYWSSTDVLLGLGLGLIITTLSGLAYRFYPAYRQSADYYLDIVIKPLALPDLIWLGLLPALSEELLFRGVMLPALGLDNVAVIVSSLAFGILHLSGPQQWPYVVWATIIGLMLGFSALLTGNLLVPIVAHMITNWVSGCFWKFRQVKTA; encoded by the coding sequence GTGGTTGAACAACAAAATCAAGAACCAGAAATTCCCTATTTGACACGTACCCAAGTATTAGTAGCTATGGGAGTGACTGCAATCCTGTTATGGCTAGTCGCCAGGGTGTGGTTAAACTATGGCAATTTTTACTTATTAAGATGGTACTGGTCATCAACAGATGTACTCTTAGGCTTAGGGCTAGGGTTAATTATTACAACCTTAAGTGGTTTAGCTTATCGATTTTACCCTGCCTACCGTCAAAGCGCAGACTATTATCTGGATATAGTTATCAAGCCTTTAGCTTTACCCGATTTGATTTGGTTGGGCTTACTCCCAGCGTTAAGTGAAGAACTGTTATTTCGGGGTGTGATGCTGCCAGCTTTAGGCTTAGATAATGTCGCTGTAATTGTATCTAGTCTCGCTTTTGGGATTTTGCATCTCAGTGGCCCCCAACAATGGCCTTATGTAGTGTGGGCAACTATTATTGGGTTAATGCTAGGGTTTAGTGCCTTATTAACTGGTAACTTGTTAGTGCCAATTGTTGCCCACATGATTACAAATTGGGTTTCTGGCTGTTTCTGGAAATTCCGCCAAGTCAAAACAGCTTAA
- a CDS encoding DUF4351 domain-containing protein, giving the protein MIDHDRLFKELIQTFFWEFIELFLPEVLEYVTQDSLNFLTEEIFTDVTTGEKRRVDLLAQVKWRGEDSYFLIHIENQAYNQKEIERRMFHYFARLDAKFLMPIFPIVIFSYDEPKRPEKSQYVVNFPQRKILEFNYVAIQLNNLNWRSFLNKPNPVAAALMAKMNFQPEERMRVKLECLRMLVTLQLNPAKIELISGFIDTYLKLNTTEEQELNAELHQAHLIEEEKIMEIVTSWMEKGIEKGIEQGEQKIVKKLLKRRFNHITPAIESRINELSSQQIESLADAIFDLQTLDDLINWLEQQRL; this is encoded by the coding sequence ATGATAGATCACGATAGACTATTTAAAGAATTAATCCAAACATTCTTTTGGGAATTTATAGAACTTTTTTTACCAGAAGTTTTAGAGTACGTTACACAAGACAGCCTCAATTTTTTAACAGAAGAAATATTTACCGATGTCACCACAGGAGAAAAAAGAAGAGTAGACTTATTAGCGCAGGTCAAATGGAGAGGAGAAGACAGTTATTTTCTGATTCACATAGAAAACCAAGCATACAATCAAAAAGAAATTGAACGGCGTATGTTTCATTACTTCGCCCGTTTAGATGCCAAATTTTTAATGCCAATTTTCCCTATAGTTATATTCTCATACGACGAACCCAAAAGACCAGAAAAAAGCCAATATGTAGTTAACTTTCCCCAGCGCAAGATTTTAGAATTTAACTATGTTGCCATTCAATTAAATAATCTCAACTGGCGAAGTTTTTTAAACAAACCAAATCCCGTAGCTGCCGCCTTAATGGCAAAAATGAACTTTCAACCAGAAGAGAGAATGAGAGTTAAGCTAGAATGCTTAAGGATGTTAGTTACGCTGCAATTAAACCCTGCTAAAATAGAATTAATTTCTGGTTTTATTGACACTTATCTCAAATTAAACACAACTGAAGAGCAAGAATTAAACGCTGAACTACACCAAGCTCATTTAATTGAGGAGGAAAAAATCATGGAAATAGTGACTAGTTGGATGGAAAAGGGTATTGAAAAGGGTATTGAACAAGGAGAACAAAAAATTGTTAAAAAACTACTAAAGCGGCGATTTAATCATATTACCCCTGCTATAGAAAGCCGAATTAATGAATTATCTTCACAACAAATCGAAAGTCTAGCAGACGCAATTTTTGATTTGCAAACTTTAGATGACTTAATCAACTGGTTAGAGCAACAAAGGTTATAA
- the purN gene encoding phosphoribosylglycinamide formyltransferase: MTLRLDSTVSLVAPSLSICPSDQSTPLKLGILASGSGSNFEAVAQAIADQQLNAQIQVLIYNNPKAKAPIRAANHGVEAVLLNHREYTNREAFDGQIVNTLQQYDVDWVIMAGWMRLVTPVLIDAFPDKIINIHPSLLPSFKGINAVEQALASGVKITGCTVHLVCLEVDSGPILIQAAVPILPDDTVETLHTRIQIQEHLILPQAIALAAAREISQQ, encoded by the coding sequence ATGACTCTCCGCCTTGATTCTACCGTTAGCCTGGTTGCTCCCAGTCTGAGCATTTGCCCATCTGATCAAAGCACTCCTTTAAAACTGGGGATTTTGGCTTCTGGTAGTGGGAGTAATTTTGAAGCTGTTGCTCAAGCGATCGCAGATCAACAACTAAACGCCCAAATTCAAGTTTTAATTTATAATAACCCTAAAGCGAAAGCTCCCATCCGCGCAGCTAATCACGGTGTGGAAGCTGTATTATTAAATCACCGCGAATATACAAACCGGGAAGCATTTGACGGGCAAATTGTCAATACTTTGCAGCAATATGATGTTGATTGGGTAATTATGGCTGGTTGGATGCGTTTGGTGACACCAGTTTTAATTGATGCCTTTCCAGATAAAATCATTAATATTCATCCCAGTTTGTTACCGAGTTTTAAAGGTATTAACGCTGTCGAACAAGCTTTAGCATCTGGAGTCAAAATTACTGGCTGTACTGTCCATTTAGTGTGTTTGGAAGTAGACAGCGGCCCGATATTAATCCAAGCGGCTGTGCCGATTTTACCAGATGACACAGTAGAAACACTGCACACCAGGATTCAAATTCAAGAACATCTAATTTTACCACAGGCGATCGCACTGGCTGCGGCACGGGAAATCAGTCAACAGTGA
- a CDS encoding carbohydrate ABC transporter permease, protein MPKTDTKSWLDNDTFAAWTFLSPALILLSIFIIWPIAYLFYLSFTAGSFTSSGTTWVGLRNYWRLLLTPDFWQVLGNTIYFTVATVIPSLVIPLALAVLLDKSLALRGLLRSAYFLPSIISLVAAGLGFRWLFQTDGPANAFLDFFGIAPIPWLGSTTWAMPVLIVLSIWKQLGFNMVVFLAGLQAIPPSRYEAAELDGANAWQQFWHVTLPGLQPTMIFATVTTAIFTLRSFEQVYVITGGGPLNSTNLLVYYIYQEAFAQFDFGYAAAAATVLLAFTLVFVYLQLQTWGDE, encoded by the coding sequence ATGCCAAAAACAGATACTAAGTCTTGGTTAGATAATGATACATTTGCCGCTTGGACTTTTCTTTCCCCAGCACTGATTTTACTAAGTATCTTCATCATTTGGCCGATAGCCTATCTGTTCTACCTCAGTTTTACGGCTGGAAGTTTCACCTCATCAGGTACGACTTGGGTAGGGTTAAGAAATTATTGGCGCTTGCTACTTACCCCAGATTTTTGGCAAGTCTTGGGTAACACTATTTATTTTACCGTTGCCACAGTCATTCCCAGCTTAGTGATTCCCTTAGCCCTAGCAGTATTATTAGACAAATCTCTCGCCTTGCGGGGACTGCTGCGGAGTGCCTACTTTCTGCCTTCAATTATCTCCCTAGTAGCTGCTGGTTTAGGCTTTCGCTGGCTATTTCAAACCGATGGACCCGCCAACGCATTTTTAGACTTTTTTGGAATTGCGCCCATTCCTTGGCTAGGAAGTACAACTTGGGCAATGCCGGTACTAATTGTCTTGAGTATTTGGAAGCAATTAGGCTTTAATATGGTAGTCTTCTTAGCAGGATTGCAAGCAATTCCCCCCAGTCGCTATGAAGCAGCCGAACTAGATGGTGCAAATGCTTGGCAGCAATTTTGGCACGTTACCCTGCCCGGATTGCAACCTACAATGATATTTGCTACCGTTACCACAGCCATTTTTACATTACGCAGTTTTGAACAGGTTTATGTAATTACAGGTGGTGGTCCCCTAAATTCAACTAACTTGCTAGTTTATTACATTTACCAAGAAGCATTCGCGCAATTTGACTTTGGATACGCAGCAGCCGCAGCCACAGTACTCTTAGCCTTTACCTTAGTCTTTGTGTATTTGCAATTACAAACTTGGGGAGATGAATAA
- a CDS encoding response regulator, with the protein MIQVVDDDLDSRDFICFVLEEEGAEVISVSSAIEALQTLPESKADVLLSDIGMPEMDGYMLMRQVRSWTSEEGGNTPAIALTAYAGEYNQQQAISAGFQMHVTKPAEPAELVAAVARLAGKKVISH; encoded by the coding sequence ATTATTCAAGTTGTAGATGATGACCTTGATTCGCGAGACTTTATTTGCTTTGTCCTCGAAGAAGAAGGAGCAGAAGTCATCTCAGTTTCATCAGCAATTGAAGCACTCCAAACTCTGCCAGAATCAAAGGCAGATGTTCTATTAAGCGATATTGGAATGCCGGAAATGGATGGTTATATGCTGATGCGTCAAGTCAGAAGCTGGACATCAGAAGAAGGGGGAAACACACCTGCGATCGCTCTTACCGCCTATGCGGGAGAATATAATCAGCAACAAGCAATATCCGCAGGCTTTCAAATGCACGTCACTAAGCCAGCCGAACCTGCGGAATTAGTTGCAGCCGTTGCTAGACTGGCTGGGAAAAAAGTCATTAGTCATTAG
- a CDS encoding lipoate--protein ligase family protein, with protein MLNPIENFDGKQVWRLIPLLEANGDVQMAIDRWLLEQHKSGKHPPTLRFYTWSPPAISLGYHQRQYPEFWQNLTWRGQKLDLVRRPTGGRAVLHQGDLTYAVITSRIPGSRFQIYEKICEFLIQGWRSLGVQLLYGTAGRGYIHNPNCFGTATSADLVLPDGGKLIGSAQLRRGEVILQHGSIRLQPDAELFTQVFGKESFTSIQLPENLSLDKIIAALITAACDCFAIQIEVQPLSQSEWDEILAKPSS; from the coding sequence GTGTTGAACCCAATTGAAAACTTTGATGGTAAGCAGGTTTGGCGACTAATTCCGTTGCTAGAAGCGAATGGTGATGTGCAGATGGCGATTGACAGATGGTTGTTAGAACAGCACAAATCTGGAAAGCATCCCCCAACTCTGCGATTTTACACTTGGTCGCCACCTGCAATTTCTCTCGGCTATCATCAACGTCAATACCCGGAATTTTGGCAAAATTTGACTTGGCGAGGACAAAAACTAGATTTGGTGCGTCGTCCTACTGGCGGTAGGGCGGTTCTACATCAAGGTGATTTAACTTATGCGGTGATTACGTCTAGAATACCTGGTAGCCGTTTCCAGATATATGAAAAGATTTGTGAATTTTTAATTCAAGGATGGCGATCGCTTGGTGTACAATTGCTCTACGGTACAGCTGGGCGGGGTTATATCCACAACCCTAACTGTTTTGGTACAGCTACAAGTGCAGATTTAGTGTTACCAGATGGAGGTAAACTCATTGGTAGCGCCCAACTGCGACGGGGTGAGGTGATTTTGCAACATGGTTCCATCCGTTTACAGCCAGATGCAGAATTATTTACTCAAGTCTTTGGTAAAGAATCTTTTACGAGTATACAACTACCCGAAAATTTAAGTTTAGACAAGATTATTGCTGCTTTAATTACCGCAGCGTGTGATTGTTTTGCGATACAGATAGAAGTACAACCCCTCTCCCAGTCTGAATGGGATGAAATTCTCGCCAAACCCTCATCCTAA